Genomic window (Gelria sp. Kuro-4):
GCCGCGGCCCCTTCCCGGTGCCTGGTCACCAGCGCCTGCAAAAGCTCCCCGGAAAGCAGCGGGGTATCGCCGCACAGGACCAGCACGTCCCCGCTCGCAGCGCTGAGGGCCGGGCGCGCCGCGAGCACGGCGTGCCCTGTTCCCAGCTGCTCCTTTTGGTAGGCGTACTTAACGTCCGGGCCGAAGAGCTCCCGCACCGCGTTCATTTCGTGGTTGATCACCAGCACGACCTCGGCCGCTCCTGCGGCCCGGGCCGCCTCGACCACGTAGGCCACCAGCGGTCGCCCGCACACCTCATGCAGGACCTTGGGCCGCTTTGACTTCATGCGCGTACCCTTGCCGGCCGCAAGGATGACAGCGGCTAACTGGCTCATTAATCTTCCCTCCCAGACATCGCCACGCCGTGCGCAAAGAGGAGGAGCCTTTAAGCTCCTCCGTTTTGAGCCGCAGCGTAGGCTTGGAGAATGCGTTCCTGCAGCATTTGGCGGGTGGCGGCGTTGATCGGGTGGGCTATGTCCCGGAATTCTCCATTGGGGAGTTTCTTGCTCGGCATGGCAATAAACAGTCCCTTCGGCCCTTCCACCACCCGGATGTCGTGGACGGCGAAGCTGCCATCCAGGGTTATAGAAACGTAGGCCTTCATTTTGCTTTCTCCCGCGACACGCCGCACCCTAACGTCTGTTATCTCCACGCGGCACCACCACCCTTCCTACCCCCAGGTTGTTTCTTTGTAGAGCCTATTCGCGCTGCAGGGGAAAAACTCCTCCTGTTGTTCCTGTTTCTCCGCTTTCACCGCTCAGTTTAGTCTTTTTCTGGAATAAGGGTAACGGTTTCAATCTCCACCGCCGCATCCTTGGGAAGTGAGGCCACAGCCACCGCCGAACGAGCCGGGTAAGGGGCCGTGAAGAACTCGCCGTACACCTCATTCATGGCCGCAAAGTCAGCCATGTTTTTCAGAAACACCGTGGTTTTCACCACGTGCGCCAGGGAGGTGCCGGCCGCCTCCAGGATGGCGGCCACGTTCTTCAGGGCCTGCCGCGTCTGCGCTTTGATGTCCCCGCTTACCAGCTGGCCGGTGGCCGGGTCGAGCGGGATCTGGCCGGCAGTGAAAAGCAGGTTGCCTACCCGGATCGCCTGGGAATAAGGGCCGATGGCGGCCGGAGCCTTGTCGGTTGCAACAGCAGTCTTCATATCAATTACCTCCTCTTAAGCTGAACCGGTTACACATTAAAGCGGAAGTGGATCACGTCGCCGTCTTCAACCAGGTAGTCCCGTCCTTCCAGGCGCAGCACCCCCTGCTCCCGGGCGGCAGCCAGGGAACCGGCACGCAAAAGCTCAGCGCAGGAAACCACCTCGGCGCGGATGAAGCCGCGCTCCA
Coding sequences:
- a CDS encoding RidA family protein, which codes for MKTAVATDKAPAAIGPYSQAIRVGNLLFTAGQIPLDPATGQLVSGDIKAQTRQALKNVAAILEAAGTSLAHVVKTTVFLKNMADFAAMNEVYGEFFTAPYPARSAVAVASLPKDAAVEIETVTLIPEKD
- the spoVG gene encoding septation regulator SpoVG yields the protein MEITDVRVRRVAGESKMKAYVSITLDGSFAVHDIRVVEGPKGLFIAMPSKKLPNGEFRDIAHPINAATRQMLQERILQAYAAAQNGGA